The Hymenobacter swuensis DY53 genome includes the window GTGAGTTTGCGGTACGACTCAGGCAGCAGCCGGATTTTTACCTCGAATTCCGTCACCGCTTCGGCCGTGAGAGCATCCTTGGCCGTGTTGGCAATGCTGGTGACGATACCCCGGAACTTCTGGTCCTGGCTGGCGTAGCTGTCCACTTCCACGTCGGCCGAGTCGCCCAGGTCCACGTTGATGATGTCATTTTCGTTCACGCTCACCCGCACCTCCATATTGTTGAGGTTGGCAATGCGCATGATTTCGGTACCAGCCATCTGGGAAGTACCCACTACCCGTTCGCCCTTCTTCACGTTGAGCTTGCTGATGGTACCGCTGACGGGCGCGTAAATGGTAGTTTTATCGAGGTTGCGGCGGGCCTCCTCCAGGCCGGCCCGGGCAGAGCGCACCGAGCTCTGGGCGGCCCGAATGCTCTGGCGGGCCGAGTTGATTTCCTCCTGCGAGGCATCGTAGGCGGCTTTGCTGGCCTCGTAATCCGACTGCGAAATCACCTTCTGCTTGTAGAGGGACGCATTGCGGCGGTACGTCAGCTCGGTTTGGCGGGCGCTGGCAATCAGCTGCTGCAGCCGCGCCTGGCTCTGGCCCACGTTGGCCTGCTGGGTACCCACCACCGCGCTCTGCTGGCTTACCACGGCCTGGTAGTTATCGGGGCGGATGCGCAGCAGCAGCTGGCCCTTCTTCACGGAGTCACCTTCCTCCACGTACAGCTCCGTAATTTCCCCGGATACGTCGGGTGAGATCTTCACTTCGGTTTCGGGCTGCACCTTGCCGGAGGCGCTTACTTTCTCCACGATGGTAGCCGGCGCGGCGCGGGCCGCCAGCACCTCAGTGCCGGCCGGCGCCCCTACCAGGCCTTGCTTTTTGGCCACCACGAAGCCCACAATCAGGACCAGCAGCACGGCCAGCAGGATGAACAGGGTACGGTTGTTTTTCATATGCGGAATCTTGGGAGCTTGAGGTCAGGGCTGTCAGGATGTGGCTTCGGAACGCCGGGCCACCACTACAAACTAATTGGCCGGCCCTGGTAGAAGTCGAGCACTTTGCGGCGGAAGATAAACTCGTACTTGGCCTGAATCATCGTCGATTCGGCGGCCGTGAGGTTGTTTTTGGCAATGTTGAACTCAGTGCCGTTGAGCAGGCCGTTGTTGAAGCGGATTTCGGCGTTGCGGTAGGCTGTAGTCAGGGCCTCTACCTGGCGGCGCGACGAGAGGTAGCGGCGCTGGGCGGCTATGGCGTCGGCGTAGCTCTGCTGGATGGTCTGGCGCAGCGTCAGGCGGGTTTGCTCGGCCCGTAGCTCCTGCTGCTGAATGTTGATCTGGGCCCGCTGCACTGAGGTGCGCGTCTGCAAACCGTTCAGAATCGGGATTTGCAACGAGAACTGCAGGTTTTTACCGATGTTGTCCTTGATCTGCGAAGAG containing:
- a CDS encoding efflux RND transporter periplasmic adaptor subunit; the protein is MKNNRTLFILLAVLLVLIVGFVVAKKQGLVGAPAGTEVLAARAAPATIVEKVSASGKVQPETEVKISPDVSGEITELYVEEGDSVKKGQLLLRIRPDNYQAVVSQQSAVVGTQQANVGQSQARLQQLIASARQTELTYRRNASLYKQKVISQSDYEASKAAYDASQEEINSARQSIRAAQSSVRSARAGLEEARRNLDKTTIYAPVSGTISKLNVKKGERVVGTSQMAGTEIMRIANLNNMEVRVSVNENDIINVDLGDSADVEVDSYASQDQKFRGIVTSIANTAKDALTAEAVTEFEVKIRLLPESYRKLTRTVQGRTIVPFRPGMTASVDVITNRKANVMSVPLAAVTTRSDSARTADKKGATPAVRVSRGSNAQADKTDQPAPKGDAQEVVFLIRNGKAIMTPVKTGISDFQNMEILSGIQSGDQVVSGPFRAVSKTLKDGAMVVIKDAKSLNKAALKEDASEEEEK